The sequence TCAGTTTCAGAAAAGAGATTTTCTAATTGAAAAATCAATTAATGCTGACGCCAACACATTCTTTCAGTATAGTTTAGAACCCAAAGAAAGAGGGGAATATCATTTTGGAAGCCTTAATGTTTATGCTTCATCACCTTTAGGATTTGTTTCGAAAAGATTCAATTTTCAGAAGGATGCGATGTTACCTTCTTATCCGTCTTTTATCCATCTTAGAAAATATGAATTGATGGCTTTACAGAGTGAATTTCTGTTAGGCGGAATAAAAAAAGTAAGAAAGTTGGGGCACACTATGGAATTTGAACAGATCAAAGAATATGTTCCGGGAGACGATATCAGAACCATCAATTGGAAAGCAACTTCTAAAGCCAATCGTCTGATGGTAAACCAATTTCAGGATGAAAAATCACAGCGTATTTTCATGCTGATAGATAAAGGGAGAACCATGAAGATGCCTTTCAAAGGATTGAGTCTTTTAGATTATTCCATCAATGCAACGATGGCTTTATCTCATATTATTCTAAGAAAAGGAGATCGAGCAGGAATGATGACTTTCTCCAAAAAAGCTGAAAATAAAATTGCAGCAGAGAATAAGTCCGGACAGCTTAAGAAAATATCAGAATCACTTTATAATATTAAAACAGATTTCTTTGAAAGTGATTTCAACCGACTGTATCAGGATGTAAAATATTCGATCAATCAGAGAAGTCTTATTTTGTTATTTACCAATTTTGAAACGTTAGATGGATTAAACCGTCAGCTAAAATATCTTCGCGGAATTGCTAAGAACCATTTGTTGGTTGTGGTATTCTTCAAAAACTCAGAATTACAAACATTGATTCATAAGAATCCGGAAAGTATGCAGGAAATCTATGATGAGATTGTTGCTGAAAAATTCGAATTTGAAAAGAAACTGATTATTCAGGAGCTCCGTAAATATGGAATTTATACAGTATATACACTCCCTGAGAATTTGAATATTGACGTTATCAATAAATATTTGGAGATAAAAGCCAGAGGAATTTTATAATTTTGTAACAAGCAACAAGCAACAAGCAACAAGCAACAATGAAAATAACACTAAATAGAATCAACGACGACTTTTTATTTGAATGTACAAACAGTCAGGGAAATTCCATCCTTTTAGACAATACTTCTCAGCCAGGAGCTAAAGGAGTTTCTCCAATGGAAAGTGTCCTGATGGCAGTGGCTGGATGCAGCGGAATAGATGTAGTTTCGATTTTAAAAAAGCAACGTCAGGAAATTAAAAGTTTTCAGGCAGAAGTAGAAGGGGAGAGAGTTCAGGTAGACGATGCAAAACCTTTCAAATCAATTATGGTTAAATTCCTTTTAGAAGGTGAAATTGATCCTAAGAAAGCTTTAAAAGCTGCAGAATTATCTTTCGAAAAATATTGTTCTGTATCGAAAACTTTAGAACCGAACGTAGAAATCGGATACGAAGTGTTCGTAAACGGAGAAAAAATTTAAAACTATAGTGAGGCCTTCAAGCCTCATTTTTTTATTTGGCCACAAATTCACGAATAAAATAGTTTATAAGCATTATAGGAGCTATATACCTATGTGATTTAAAAATTCTTACCACATAAGCACATAGACCTTATGCAAAAAATATATATACAAAAAGAAAACCGGATGTTTCATCCGGTTTTTTTTATTACTCATTAACTATTATTCATTGCTCATTAAAAGGTAAGCCTTGGTTTTATCAATTTCGCCACTGTAGCTGTCCATCCTGTTTGATGGGAAGCTCCTACGCCTCGGCCATTGTCTCCATGGAAATATTCAAAAAAGGTGATATAGTCTCTAAAGTGTTCATCGTAATTGAATTTCGGATTTCCTCCATTGAAGGCTCGTTGCCCATGTTCATCCTTTAAGAAGATAGAACATAGTCTCTTACTGATATTCTGTGCCACTTCATCCAGGTTTTTCTTTTCACCGCTTCCTGTTGGGAATTCTACTTTTAAGCTATTTCCATAATAATAGTGGAAACGTTGTAAGCTTTCTACAATAAGAAAATTAATGGGGAACCAGATCGGACCACGCCAGTTACTGTTTCCGCCAAACATTCTGCTATCGCTTTCTGCAGGCGTATAATATACTACATTTTCATGACCGTGAACAGAGAATACAAATGGATTTTCCTCATATACTTTAGACATAGCCCGGATTCCGTAAGCGCTTAGAAATTCCTTTTCATCAAGCATTCTTGATAATACTTTAGTCAGTCTGTTTTTACGAAGGATGCTCATCAGATGTTTTCTGCCCTGGCCTTCTTCATCCCAATGAGAAACAAGTTTGGTGAGTTCAGGTTTGTTTTTTAAGATCCATTCCATTCTGGTTTTGAAATTCGGCATCTTTTCCAGAAGGCGGTGATCTACAATTTCTACGGCAAATAATGGAATTAATCCAACAATACTTCTCAATCGTAAAGAAACACTGTTTCCATTTCCAAGCTGAAGAACATCATAGAAAAATCCGTCTTCCTCATTCCATAGTCCTTTGGTTCCTTCACCAAGATTTTCCATAGCTTCCGCAATATAAAGGTAATGCTCAAAGAATTTGATGGCCATATCTTCATACACCTGATAATATTGGGCAAGTTCCATGGCAATTCGCATCATGTTCAGCGCATACATCG is a genomic window of Chryseobacterium nakagawai containing:
- a CDS encoding OsmC family protein, yielding MKITLNRINDDFLFECTNSQGNSILLDNTSQPGAKGVSPMESVLMAVAGCSGIDVVSILKKQRQEIKSFQAEVEGERVQVDDAKPFKSIMVKFLLEGEIDPKKALKAAELSFEKYCSVSKTLEPNVEIGYEVFVNGEKI
- a CDS encoding DUF58 domain-containing protein — translated: MKNLYINTRFFFTLIGVGILYVLTFFFPVLMWVAHIALLICFLAVIVDYLLIFNQKNAVQAQRILPEKLSNGDENFVKIDIKNNYSFKINTKIIDEIPFQFQKRDFLIEKSINADANTFFQYSLEPKERGEYHFGSLNVYASSPLGFVSKRFNFQKDAMLPSYPSFIHLRKYELMALQSEFLLGGIKKVRKLGHTMEFEQIKEYVPGDDIRTINWKATSKANRLMVNQFQDEKSQRIFMLIDKGRTMKMPFKGLSLLDYSINATMALSHIILRKGDRAGMMTFSKKAENKIAAENKSGQLKKISESLYNIKTDFFESDFNRLYQDVKYSINQRSLILLFTNFETLDGLNRQLKYLRGIAKNHLLVVVFFKNSELQTLIHKNPESMQEIYDEIVAEKFEFEKKLIIQELRKYGIYTVYTLPENLNIDVINKYLEIKARGIL